The following proteins are encoded in a genomic region of Phoenix dactylifera cultivar Barhee BC4 unplaced genomic scaffold, palm_55x_up_171113_PBpolish2nd_filt_p 000901F, whole genome shotgun sequence:
- the LOC103695634 gene encoding AT-hook motif nuclear-localized protein 17-like: protein MKDMFEDKKGIIASFHQKSQNPLQQRKRECVSDEVNSKSSGESKRKKMENRDKALVVAGSGGGDGASIEVVKRPRGRPPGSKNKPKPPVIITREAEPSAAMRPHVLEIPGGHDVVDSLARFARLRNLGICVFSGTGAVANVALRQPSVPAPPPHGAVPPAGATIGFHGPFEILSISATFLPPAMAALSPASAAASLSISLAGPQGQIVGGTVAGPLLAVGTVVVVAAAFSNPTFHRLPVEDDVSISVSVSGGNGGRSGREVEEHERHVHQEQHEQRRPHAPPQAAAHAVVPAAESCGMSIYSCHLPSEVIWAPTARPPPY, encoded by the coding sequence ATGAAAGATATgtttgaagataagaaaggtATAATTGCGAGTTTCCACCAGAAGAGTCAGAATCCGCTGCAGCAGCGGAAGAGAGAATGCGTTTCCGATGAAGTCAACAGCAAGAGCAGCGGGGAgtccaagaggaagaagatggagaacCGTGACAAGGCTCTGGTGGTCGCCGGCAGCGGTGGCGGAGATGGGGCCAGCATCGAGGTGGTGAAGCGGCCGCGCGGCCGCCCGCCCGGGTCCAAGAACAAGCCCAAGCCCCCGGTGATCATTACCCGGGAGGCGGAGCCGTCGGCCGCGATGCGTCCCCACGTGCTCGAGATCCCCGGCGGGCACGACGTGGTGGACTCGCTCGCCCGGTTCGCACGCTTGCGGAACCTCGGGATTTGCGTCTTCTCCGGCACGGGCGCCGTCGCCAACGTCGCTCTCCGCCAGCCCTCCGTCCCCGCGCCGCCGCCACACGGGGCGGTGCCGCCTGCGGGGGCGACCATCGGGTTCCACGGCCCGTTCGAGATCCTGTCCATCTCCGCCACCTTCCTCCCGCCGGCGATGGCGGCGCTGTCCCCGGCCTCCGCCGCTGCGAGCCTGTCGATTTCTTTGGCGGGGCCGCAGGGGCAGATCGTCGGGGGGACAGTGGCAGGGCCGCTGTTGGCGGTGGGgacggtggtggtggtggcggcggcgTTCTCCAACCCGACCTTCCACCGGCTGCCGGTGGAGGACGACGTATCGATCTCCGTCTCCGTCTCCGGAGGAAACGGCGGCCGCAGCGGCCGCGAAGTGGAGGAGCACGAGCGGCACGTGCATCAGGAGCAACACGAACAGCGGCGCCCCCACGCTCCGCCGCAGGCGGCGGCCCACGCCGTGGTGCCGGCGGCCGAGTCGTGCGGCATGTCTATTTACAGCTGCCACCTTCCTTCGGAGGTCATTTGGGCTCCGACCGCGCGCCCACCGCCTTACTAA